A stretch of Lepidochelys kempii isolate rLepKem1 chromosome 14, rLepKem1.hap2, whole genome shotgun sequence DNA encodes these proteins:
- the METTL23 gene encoding histone-arginine methyltransferase METTL23, which translates to MCEEGPRFHIKEYRFAEEQDKREREESRPELVVLIPEVLDSQYGMYVWPCAVVLAQYLWFHRRMLPGKRILEIGAGMSLPGIVAAKCGAEVILSDTEELPQCLKNCERSCRINNLLGVHILGLTWGQISPNLLSLPEVDIILASDVFFEPEDFEDIITTVYFLMKRNPDAQFWTTYQVRSSNWSIEALLYKWKLKNVHVPLWSFNADKEQLASSPLPGRHTIEMMIISLAGASDT; encoded by the exons ATGTGCGAGGAGGGCCCGCGGTTCCATATCAAGGAGTACAGGTTTGCGGAAGAGCAGGACAAGCGAGAAAGAGAAGAGTCGAGGCCAGAGTTGGTGGTGCTGATTCCTGAG gtcctggattcccaatatgGCATGTATGTTTGGCCCTGTGCTGTGGTTCTTGCTCAGTACCTATGGTTTCACAGAAGAATGCTACCTGGCAAGAGAATTTTGGAG attggAGCAGGCATGAGCCTACCTGGTATAGTAGCTGCTAAATGTGGGGCTGAAGTTATACTGTCAGATACTGAAGAGCTGCCTCAGTGCTTGAAGAACTGTGAGCGAAGCTGTCGGATAAATAACCTTCTAGGGGTACACATTCTAGGACTCACATGGGGCCAAATATCTCCCAATCTGCTCTCTCTGCCTGAAGTAGACATTATTCTAGCCTCTGATgtattttttgaaccagaag ATTTTGAAGATATTATAACTACAGTGTACTTCTTGATGAAGAGGAACCCAGATGCTCAGTTCTGGACTACGTATCAGGTCCGAAG TTCTAACTGGTCTATTGAAGCTTTGCTGTACAAATGGAAGCTGAAGAATGTTCATGTTCCCTTATGGTCTTTTAATGCTGACAAGGAACAGTTGGCTAGCTCGCCTCTCCCAGGAAGACATACCATTGAAATGATGATCATCTCACTAGCAGGAGCAAGTGATACTTAA
- the SRSF2 gene encoding serine/arginine-rich splicing factor 2, whose translation MSYGRPPPDVEGMTSLKVDNLTYRTSPDTLRRVFEKYGRVGDVYIPRDRYTKESRGFAFVRFHDKRDAEDAMDAMDGAVLDGRELRVQMARYGRPPDSHHSRRGPPPRRYGGGGYGRRSRSPRRRRRSRSRSRSRSRSRSRSRYSRSKSRSRTRSRSRSTSKSRSARRSKSKSSSVSRSRSRSRSRSRSRSPPPVSKRESKSRSRSKSPPKSPEEEGAVSS comes from the exons ATGAGCTACGGGCGCCCCCCGCCTGATGTGGAGGGCATGACTTCCCTCAAGGTGGATAACCTGACCTACCGCACGTCTCCAGACACGCTAAGGCGGGTCTTCGAGAAGTACGGGCGGGTGGGGGACGTCTACATCCCCCGGGACCGCTACACCAAGGAGAGCCGCGGCTTTGCCTTCGTCCGCTTCCACGACAAGCGCGATGCCGAGGATGCGATGGACGCCATGGACGGCGCAGTGCTGGACGGCCGGGAGCTCCGCGTCCAGATGGCCCGGTACGGGAGGCCCCCGGACTCACATCACAGCCGACGGGGGCCGCCGCCGCGCCGATACGGAGGTGGCGGCTACGGACGTCGCAGCCGCAG CCCCAGAAGACGCCGCCGTAGCCGATCCAGGAGCAGGAGCCGCTCCAGGTCCCGCAGTCGATCCCGCTACAGTCGGTCCAAGTCCAGATCCCGCACACGCTCCCGATCTCGCTCCACCTCTAAGTCTAGGTCTGCCAGGAGATCCAAATCCAAGTCGTCATCTGTCTCCAGATCCCGATCCAGGTCGAGGTCCAGATCCAGATCTAGAAGCCCCCCACCAGTCTCAAAGAGGGAATCTAAATCCAGATCCAGGTCTAAGAGTCCCCCCAAATCTCCTGAAGAGGAAGGAGCTGTATCCTCTTAG